A stretch of Bacillota bacterium DNA encodes these proteins:
- the nusA gene encoding transcription termination/antitermination protein NusA — MNLELIGALEELEKERGIAKDVLIDAIETAIVSAYKRNFNLSSSASVRVDLDETTGAIHVYSRRRVVDEVTDDKQEITLEDAQEIDPNYEVGDIVEEEVTPKDFGRIAAQTAKQVVIQRIREAERSIVFNEYANRAGDVVNGIIQRIDHRNVIIDLGKVEAVLPVSEQIPGERYEPNQRMKFYINEVKQSSRGPQIFLSRTHPGLLKYLFELEVPEIQAGVVEIKSVAREAGFRSKLAVFSRDENVDPVGACVGSRGMRVQAVVSQLNGEKIDIVAWVPDEVQFIGNALSPAAVTNVLLDEETKTARVIVPDDQLSLAIGKEGQNARLAARLTGWKIDIKSETQAADEPLFQPEAYEKTAEVEEADELADSVLDPDLDLDAAPVEEIDAEPEVEIEQTEAESAETVEDEPSPDEVAALLAKIGTSAKRKSWEERFGSVSTEETAQEKSDSESEKPKQKKKKEKVIKDFSMLTLEDFQFDEED; from the coding sequence ATGAATCTGGAGTTAATTGGGGCACTCGAAGAATTAGAAAAGGAGCGAGGGATCGCAAAGGATGTCTTAATTGATGCAATCGAGACAGCCATAGTTTCAGCCTACAAGCGCAATTTTAATCTAAGTTCCAGCGCCAGCGTCAGGGTTGATCTGGACGAAACTACCGGTGCAATCCATGTATATTCCCGCCGCAGAGTAGTTGATGAAGTCACGGACGACAAACAGGAAATCACACTAGAAGATGCCCAAGAAATCGATCCCAACTACGAAGTCGGCGACATTGTAGAAGAGGAAGTAACACCAAAAGATTTTGGACGGATTGCTGCCCAAACAGCTAAGCAGGTAGTTATCCAGCGAATTCGGGAAGCAGAGCGCTCAATTGTTTTCAATGAATACGCAAACCGCGCCGGGGATGTTGTAAATGGAATTATTCAGCGTATTGATCACCGAAATGTTATAATTGATTTAGGTAAAGTTGAAGCAGTGCTTCCGGTCAGTGAGCAGATACCCGGGGAAAGATATGAGCCGAACCAGCGTATGAAGTTTTACATTAATGAGGTCAAGCAGTCCAGCCGCGGACCACAAATTTTTCTGTCTCGCACTCATCCCGGTCTGCTGAAATACTTATTTGAGCTTGAAGTTCCTGAAATTCAAGCTGGCGTGGTTGAAATTAAATCTGTTGCCCGAGAAGCAGGCTTCCGGTCCAAGCTGGCGGTTTTCAGCAGGGATGAAAATGTTGATCCGGTGGGTGCTTGTGTTGGCAGCAGAGGTATGCGCGTACAGGCTGTAGTGTCCCAACTAAACGGCGAAAAAATTGATATTGTTGCTTGGGTACCAGACGAAGTTCAATTTATCGGCAACGCTCTCAGTCCGGCAGCAGTTACCAATGTGCTGCTTGATGAAGAAACCAAAACTGCTCGGGTTATTGTTCCGGATGATCAGCTGTCTCTGGCAATCGGCAAAGAGGGGCAAAATGCTCGTCTAGCAGCGCGATTGACTGGATGGAAAATTGATATCAAGAGCGAGACTCAAGCCGCAGATGAACCGCTGTTCCAGCCGGAAGCATATGAAAAGACTGCGGAAGTAGAAGAAGCTGATGAGCTGGCCGATTCAGTTTTAGATCCAGATCTGGATCTAGATGCTGCTCCTGTTGAAGAGATTGATGCTGAGCCAGAGGTGGAAATTGAACAAACTGAGGCGGAATCCGCGGAAACAGTTGAGGATGAACCAAGTCCGGATGAGGTAGCGGCTCTGCTTGCTAAAATTGGTACTTCTGCTAAACGCAAGAGCTGGGAAGAACGATTTGGTTCTGTTAGCACAGAAGAAACTGCCCAAGAAAAATCTGACTCCGAGTCGGAGAAACCGAAGCAGAAGAAGAAAAAGGAAAAAGTTATCAAAGACTTTTCCATGCTGACCTTAGAAGATTTTCAATTTGACGAAGAAGATTAA
- a CDS encoding YlxR family protein: MKPKHVPMRTCVGCRVSRPKKELIRVVRTPEARVELDFTGKKSGRGAYLCPSKECLHKAVKAAQLERALKTKISDEVKELLEQQLDG; the protein is encoded by the coding sequence ATGAAGCCTAAACATGTTCCGATGCGCACCTGTGTAGGCTGTAGAGTTTCACGGCCGAAAAAAGAGCTAATTCGCGTGGTTAGAACACCGGAAGCTAGGGTTGAACTTGATTTCACGGGCAAGAAATCAGGACGCGGTGCTTATTTATGTCCATCTAAGGAATGTTTGCATAAGGCTGTTAAAGCCGCTCAGCTGGAGCGGGCTTTAAAAACAAAAATAAGTGATGAAGTAAAAGAGTTATTGGAGCAGCAGTTGGATGGATAA
- a CDS encoding 50S ribosomal protein L7ae, with amino-acid sequence MDKVFSLLGFAQRSGKAVSGEQGVMTALHRGKVHCLIVAKDSSQNTLRKFSAKAAAQNVPVYVCGTKLELGLAIGKAQRSLIAVIDSGFARAIASELGGQNLSWEKD; translated from the coding sequence ATGGATAAGGTCTTTAGTTTGTTAGGTTTTGCACAGCGTTCCGGCAAAGCAGTATCCGGTGAGCAGGGCGTGATGACAGCACTGCACAGAGGTAAGGTTCACTGCTTGATTGTGGCAAAGGACAGCTCCCAGAACACGCTGCGTAAATTTAGTGCTAAAGCTGCAGCTCAAAATGTTCCTGTCTATGTCTGCGGAACAAAACTAGAATTGGGACTCGCCATAGGCAAAGCACAGCGCTCATTGATTGCAGTCATCGATTCTGGTTTTGCTCGCGCGATTGCATCAGAGTTGGGGGGACAGAATTTATCTTGGGAGAAAGATTAG
- the infB gene encoding translation initiation factor IF-2, with amino-acid sequence MKKVRVYELAKELDLESKALVDFLVELGADIKNHMSTVEADIAEMVREHFAGSEAIEDDDDDLEAAKVKKRKKHSKEEDDPEFEDKKIVKIAKNGKGKSKGKVKGKKGHPSEADKKDKSLELPDSITVKELGQKIGVSVAELIKKLMMTGAMVTANQSIDYETAAVLCAEFGIEVKQAKALDEAIFEDVQDDPDQLELRPPIVTIMGHVDHGKTTLLDGIRKSRVAASEAGGITQHIGAYQVEHEGKKITFIDTPGHEAFTAIRSRGAQVTDIAILVVAADDGVMPQTVEAINHAKAANVPIIVAINKMDLPDANPDRVKQGLSEHGLIPEAWGGETIMVELSALTFEGVDELLEMILLVAEMEELKANPNRRARGIVIEAELDKGRGPVATVLITAGTLRVGDDFVVGSVYGRVRAIVNDRGENIKEAVPSQPVEIIGISDVPEAGDLLVVTKDEQTARQVAEIRQEKQREQELRGPARANLEDLFAQIQQGEVQELNIVIKADVQGSLEALRASLEKLSTDEVRLNVIHQGVGGVSESDVQLAAASNAVIIAFNVRPDPNALRAAEREKVDIRGYRIIYDAIEEVKAAMSGLLEPEYKEEAIGRAEVRQTFRVPGAGTVAGCYVVDGKITRSAFVRILRDNVIIHEGKISSLKRFKDDVREVMHGYECGIGIERFNDIKDGDFIEAYIIKEIARTL; translated from the coding sequence GTGAAGAAAGTAAGGGTGTATGAGCTGGCCAAAGAGCTCGATCTGGAGAGTAAGGCCTTGGTTGATTTTTTGGTTGAACTTGGTGCTGATATTAAAAACCACATGAGCACAGTTGAAGCTGATATTGCGGAAATGGTTAGAGAGCACTTCGCTGGCAGCGAAGCGATCGAAGACGATGATGACGATCTGGAAGCTGCTAAAGTCAAGAAGCGCAAAAAACATTCCAAGGAAGAAGACGATCCCGAGTTTGAAGACAAAAAGATCGTGAAGATTGCCAAAAACGGTAAGGGTAAGAGCAAAGGAAAGGTTAAGGGCAAGAAAGGCCATCCAAGCGAAGCCGATAAGAAGGACAAAAGCTTGGAGCTTCCCGATTCAATAACTGTCAAAGAACTGGGACAAAAAATTGGGGTTTCAGTGGCTGAGCTCATTAAGAAGCTGATGATGACAGGAGCCATGGTTACTGCAAATCAGTCCATCGACTATGAAACGGCTGCAGTTCTCTGCGCTGAATTTGGCATCGAAGTCAAGCAGGCTAAAGCTTTAGATGAAGCCATTTTTGAAGATGTCCAAGATGATCCTGATCAGTTGGAACTTCGTCCTCCAATCGTTACCATTATGGGCCACGTGGACCATGGAAAAACTACTCTGCTGGACGGAATTCGCAAATCCAGAGTAGCAGCAAGTGAAGCTGGCGGTATTACCCAGCATATCGGTGCTTACCAGGTTGAGCATGAGGGTAAGAAGATTACTTTCATTGACACACCGGGCCACGAAGCGTTTACCGCTATTCGCTCGCGTGGTGCCCAAGTAACAGATATCGCAATTTTAGTAGTTGCCGCCGATGATGGCGTTATGCCTCAGACTGTTGAAGCGATTAACCACGCTAAAGCAGCCAATGTACCGATCATCGTTGCGATTAATAAAATGGATCTGCCCGATGCTAATCCGGACCGCGTTAAACAGGGCCTGTCCGAACACGGTTTGATACCGGAAGCATGGGGTGGAGAAACTATCATGGTAGAACTCTCCGCGCTGACATTTGAAGGTGTGGATGAGCTGTTGGAAATGATTCTGTTAGTAGCCGAAATGGAAGAGCTGAAAGCTAATCCAAACCGCAGAGCGCGGGGAATCGTGATTGAAGCAGAACTCGACAAAGGCCGCGGACCTGTTGCTACTGTATTGATTACAGCGGGAACCCTGAGAGTCGGTGACGACTTTGTAGTAGGCAGCGTCTACGGACGCGTCCGGGCCATTGTTAATGACCGGGGTGAGAACATTAAGGAAGCAGTTCCGTCACAGCCGGTTGAAATCATCGGTATTTCCGATGTTCCGGAAGCGGGAGATCTTTTGGTTGTCACCAAAGATGAGCAGACAGCCCGCCAGGTTGCCGAAATAAGACAAGAAAAGCAGCGCGAGCAGGAACTGCGGGGACCGGCGCGAGCCAACTTAGAAGATTTGTTCGCCCAGATCCAGCAGGGAGAGGTTCAAGAACTGAATATCGTCATCAAAGCTGATGTTCAGGGTTCATTGGAAGCCTTGAGAGCTTCCTTAGAGAAACTATCCACTGACGAGGTGCGTTTAAATGTGATTCACCAAGGAGTAGGCGGCGTATCGGAATCGGATGTTCAGTTAGCCGCCGCATCCAACGCAGTTATTATTGCATTTAACGTTCGTCCCGATCCTAACGCTCTTCGGGCAGCCGAAAGAGAAAAAGTGGATATCCGTGGATACCGTATTATCTACGATGCAATTGAAGAAGTAAAAGCAGCCATGAGTGGTCTTCTGGAACCAGAGTACAAAGAAGAAGCGATCGGCCGAGCCGAAGTCCGCCAGACCTTCAGAGTTCCCGGTGCCGGAACAGTGGCCGGATGCTATGTTGTGGATGGTAAAATCACCAGAAGTGCCTTCGTCCGCATTCTCCGGGATAACGTAATTATCCATGAAGGCAAGATCAGCTCCTTGAAACGCTTCAAAGATGACGTAAGAGAAGTAATGCATGGATACGAATGTGGTATCGGTATCGAACGGTTTAACGATATTAAAGATGGCGACTTTATTGAAGCCTATATTATTAAAGAAATTGCCCGCACTTTGTAG
- the rbfA gene encoding 30S ribosome-binding factor RbfA: MSERLKRLQEEIKKEVSFIIQQRVKDPRLGFVSITDVELSRDYAYCKIFISVLGDETEREQTMEGLTKATGFIRSELAKKVRFRTVPKLSFHYDQSLEYGSKINAILKELNLDGGSEGE; encoded by the coding sequence ATGAGTGAACGTTTAAAGAGATTACAGGAAGAAATAAAAAAAGAAGTTAGTTTTATTATCCAGCAGCGGGTCAAAGACCCAAGACTTGGCTTTGTAAGCATCACTGATGTAGAGCTGTCGCGGGACTACGCTTACTGCAAAATCTTCATCAGCGTGCTGGGCGATGAAACAGAGCGGGAACAGACAATGGAAGGTCTCACTAAGGCTACTGGGTTTATCCGTTCGGAGCTCGCTAAAAAAGTGAGATTCAGAACTGTGCCTAAGCTCAGCTTCCATTATGATCAATCCCTGGAATATGGTTCAAAAATTAACGCTATCTTAAAAGAGCTTAATCTTGACGGAGGCAGTGAAGGTGAATAG
- a CDS encoding bifunctional oligoribonuclease/PAP phosphatase NrnA: MNSQAEILAALAEYDNYLICGHENPDPDSIGSMLAMYQYLTSIGKRAWMMSADPIPNYPWPNIDRILPVQELDFQAVVIVDCEPERTGRLLPLVEKAEVTINIDHHKGNPGSCTYNYIDTSQAATCMILYQLFQTGGVEFDYRFAQPLYAGIIGDTGGFRHANTTKEVFLAAAELTGHGAVPDQTAHVIYGSKPLELMRFLGYALAKLDTRHNRRLVWLALSNQDFVNFEVDPRQCDQLIEYVRMVEGSEIAILFREISPGVVRIGFRSRGIDIHQLAVHFGGGGHLLAAGAQLEGKLPEIVSEVIDTASRLLEGEAL; this comes from the coding sequence GTGAATAGTCAAGCCGAGATTCTGGCTGCACTGGCAGAATACGATAACTACTTGATCTGCGGGCATGAAAATCCCGACCCTGACAGCATCGGGTCAATGTTGGCCATGTATCAATACCTGACAAGTATCGGCAAAAGAGCTTGGATGATGAGCGCCGATCCGATCCCGAATTATCCGTGGCCAAACATTGACCGGATTCTGCCTGTACAGGAGCTGGATTTCCAAGCTGTAGTGATCGTAGACTGTGAACCGGAGCGTACCGGACGGCTTCTGCCATTAGTTGAAAAGGCAGAGGTTACAATCAACATTGATCATCATAAGGGCAATCCCGGCAGCTGCACTTATAACTACATCGATACCAGCCAGGCTGCTACCTGCATGATTTTATACCAGCTGTTCCAGACTGGTGGTGTAGAGTTTGATTATCGTTTTGCTCAACCACTGTACGCCGGCATAATTGGCGATACAGGTGGTTTTCGCCACGCTAATACCACTAAAGAAGTGTTTTTAGCAGCGGCTGAGCTCACCGGTCATGGGGCGGTTCCAGATCAGACTGCACATGTGATCTATGGATCAAAGCCCTTGGAATTAATGCGCTTTCTAGGCTATGCTCTAGCAAAACTAGACACCCGCCATAACCGTCGACTGGTTTGGCTGGCTCTATCTAATCAGGACTTTGTCAATTTTGAAGTAGATCCGAGGCAGTGTGATCAGCTGATCGAGTATGTGCGGATGGTGGAAGGTTCAGAAATCGCCATCTTATTTAGGGAAATATCACCTGGGGTGGTAAGAATCGGCTTCCGCTCCCGCGGTATTGATATCCACCAACTCGCAGTTCATTTTGGTGGAGGCGGCCATCTCCTGGCAGCCGGTGCCCAGCTGGAAGGAAAACTTCCTGAGATCGTATCTGAAGTAATTGACACTGCATCTAGACTACTCGAGGGTGAAGCACTATGA
- the truB gene encoding tRNA pseudouridine(55) synthase TruB produces MNGIINVIKPPGMSSHQVVSHVRRTLKMKRIGHTGTLDPGAGGLLPLCVGRATKLVPFMTEYDKSYVAEMTLGISTSTQDADGETVEIDTELEISPNELGTVFSQFLGKIEQIPPMASAVRVGGVRLYELGRQGISVERKPRQVTIKELHINKIWPETQHSLRFGSRILFFVCCSKGTYIRTLCHDLGQALGTYAHMSFLTRVGVGPFSIETGITLEELEAKVSQDNYDFILPMEKALPDFPQVKVAPTMERRILNGNAITPDYLVDVPQQLMVGDQVLITAIDGELLAIGEIKYRGQPVCQPVRVLKEGN; encoded by the coding sequence ATGAATGGAATCATCAATGTAATTAAACCTCCGGGTATGAGTTCCCATCAGGTCGTTTCTCATGTCAGACGGACTCTGAAGATGAAGCGAATCGGGCATACAGGTACTTTAGATCCGGGGGCAGGTGGACTTCTGCCGCTGTGCGTAGGCAGGGCTACTAAACTGGTACCGTTTATGACGGAATATGATAAATCCTATGTTGCAGAAATGACCCTAGGTATCAGCACATCAACCCAAGACGCCGATGGTGAAACAGTGGAGATTGATACCGAGTTAGAAATCTCTCCGAATGAGCTGGGAACCGTTTTCAGCCAGTTTCTTGGTAAGATTGAGCAGATCCCGCCAATGGCCTCAGCTGTCAGAGTTGGGGGGGTACGCTTATATGAATTAGGGCGGCAGGGCATCAGTGTGGAGCGTAAACCGAGACAGGTTACTATAAAGGAACTTCACATCAATAAGATTTGGCCAGAAACGCAGCATTCGCTCCGGTTTGGCAGCCGCATACTATTCTTTGTTTGCTGTTCAAAAGGCACGTATATCCGAACCTTATGTCATGATTTAGGCCAAGCCTTGGGCACATACGCCCACATGTCCTTTTTAACTAGAGTCGGTGTGGGACCATTTTCGATCGAAACAGGCATTACCTTAGAGGAACTTGAGGCGAAGGTTAGTCAGGATAACTATGATTTTATTCTGCCGATGGAAAAAGCTCTTCCTGATTTTCCTCAGGTTAAAGTCGCGCCTACGATGGAGCGGCGCATTCTCAATGGCAATGCCATCACACCTGATTACTTGGTAGATGTGCCGCAGCAGCTTATGGTTGGCGATCAAGTCTTAATCACCGCAATCGACGGAGAGCTTTTAGCGATCGGCGAGATTAAGTATAGAGGACAGCCTGTCTGTCAGCCGGTCCGCGTTCTGAAGGAGGGAAACTAA
- the ribF gene encoding riboflavin biosynthesis protein RibF → MKLHWTNSRKNKKAVVALGTFDGVHLGHQQLLSRAVEIKNTFHYTCLVFTFDYPPEQMFKNNLKLVTDFDTKKKLLLDFGADSVVWTEFTPDFASIPAEQFVKEILVDELQAAAVVCGFNYRFGYRAEGNIELLQRLGQKFGFITTVIPPFLHNNEPVSSSRIRRVIAAGDVRLAAELLGRYHSYHGTVVHGKKLGRELGFPTANIELNKNLILPKAGAYLTWCFLADGSNYPSMTSVSPNGTVESHLFGFDGNLYGQTIEVCFLMTMRLWREFSSIENLREQLGRDRDHALANIDNFRLQGHRIVLE, encoded by the coding sequence CTGAAGCTGCATTGGACAAACTCTCGCAAGAATAAAAAAGCAGTTGTTGCTCTTGGTACCTTCGACGGGGTACACCTAGGACACCAACAGCTTCTCAGCCGGGCGGTTGAAATCAAAAATACCTTCCATTACACCTGTTTGGTGTTTACTTTCGATTATCCTCCGGAACAGATGTTTAAAAACAATCTGAAGCTGGTAACGGATTTTGATACCAAAAAGAAGCTGCTGTTAGATTTCGGTGCCGACAGCGTGGTTTGGACGGAGTTCACTCCTGATTTTGCTTCCATACCTGCGGAGCAGTTTGTCAAAGAAATCCTGGTAGATGAACTTCAGGCTGCGGCTGTTGTCTGCGGATTTAACTACCGCTTTGGGTACAGAGCTGAGGGAAACATAGAGCTGCTGCAGAGGCTCGGACAAAAATTTGGATTTATAACTACTGTTATTCCACCCTTTTTACATAATAATGAACCGGTCTCCAGCAGCCGCATCAGACGCGTAATTGCAGCAGGAGACGTTAGGTTGGCTGCAGAGCTGTTAGGTCGCTACCATTCTTACCACGGCACTGTTGTCCACGGCAAAAAGCTGGGACGAGAACTTGGGTTTCCGACCGCCAATATCGAACTAAACAAAAATCTAATTCTGCCAAAAGCTGGAGCCTATCTTACTTGGTGTTTTCTTGCTGACGGTTCAAATTATCCATCAATGACATCGGTCAGTCCCAACGGCACTGTGGAATCGCATCTGTTTGGTTTTGACGGCAATCTCTATGGTCAGACTATCGAAGTCTGCTTTTTAATGACAATGCGCTTATGGCGTGAGTTTTCTTCCATCGAAAATCTGCGCGAACAGCTTGGCAGAGACCGTGATCATGCCCTCGCCAACATCGATAATTTTCGTTTACAAGGGCACAGAATTGTGTTAGAATAG
- the rpsO gene encoding 30S ribosomal protein S15: protein MIAKDRKDELIKKYQRHDNDTGSPEVQIAILSQRISELTDHLRVHKNDHHSRRGLYKMIGQRRGLLNYLMKKDIDRYRAIIEELGLRR from the coding sequence ATGATCGCCAAAGATCGCAAAGATGAACTGATTAAGAAATATCAGCGTCATGATAACGACACTGGTTCTCCTGAAGTTCAGATTGCTATTTTGTCTCAAAGAATCAGTGAGCTGACAGACCATCTGCGCGTGCACAAGAATGACCATCACTCACGCAGAGGACTGTATAAGATGATTGGACAGCGTCGCGGTTTGTTGAATTATTTAATGAAGAAGGATATCGATCGTTACCGTGCAATCATCGAAGAGCTCGGCTTACGTCGATAA
- the pnp gene encoding polyribonucleotide nucleotidyltransferase, whose translation MPDNFTIELGHRTLSLEFGELAKQANGSVLVRYGDTVVLVTATMAKQPRPDIDFFPLVVDYEEKMYSVGKIPGGWGRREGRPGEEAVLAARMIDRPLRPLFPEGFRNDVQIIASVLSVDQNNSPSIAAMIGASAALTVSDIPFEGPIGGVKVGRVDGKYVINPNQVEEEKSDLDLVVAGTADAIMMVEAGANEVDEEAMLQAILFGHEEIKKICALQEDIRAQIGKPKIEVELFQPDHDVTQWISDFATDKLKEALYNQDKLEREDDVSKVRELVHETYLQEFGEEKHLENQKAINTVLDDLTKTIVRSMIIKGIRPDGRKLDEIRPITVNVGKLPRTHGSGLFTRGQTQVLTVCTLGLKSDEQLLDNLTEEDRKRYIHHYNFPPFSVGEVRPLRSPGRREIGHGALAERALLPMIPGEEEFPYTIRLVSEVLESNGSSSMASVCGSTLALMDAGVPIKSPVAGIAMGLVKYEDQVAILTDIQGLEDALGDMDFKVAGTEQGITALQMDIKVGGVSEAILREALAQAREGRLFILGKMLGVIDKPREDLSPYAPRIITMEIPVDRIRDVIGPGGKTIRKIIEETNVAIDIDDDGRVYIASTADGDGEKASKMIESYTKDVEVGASYLGVVKRIMKFGAFVEILPGKEGLVHISQLANERVNKVEDVLNIGDEVLVKVTEIDRQGRINLSRKAVLAQTE comes from the coding sequence ATGCCCGATAATTTTACAATAGAATTAGGTCATCGTACCCTATCCTTGGAGTTTGGCGAGCTGGCCAAGCAGGCTAACGGCTCTGTGCTTGTCCGTTACGGCGACACAGTGGTCCTAGTTACTGCTACCATGGCAAAACAGCCTCGTCCCGACATTGATTTCTTCCCACTGGTGGTGGATTATGAAGAAAAAATGTACTCCGTGGGGAAAATCCCTGGAGGATGGGGAAGAAGAGAGGGCAGACCGGGAGAAGAAGCAGTCTTAGCAGCTAGAATGATTGACAGACCGCTGCGTCCGCTGTTCCCGGAAGGTTTCCGCAACGATGTTCAGATTATTGCATCAGTACTGTCGGTTGACCAGAATAACTCGCCGTCAATTGCTGCAATGATCGGAGCAAGTGCCGCACTGACTGTTTCCGATATTCCCTTCGAGGGACCAATCGGAGGAGTGAAAGTGGGTCGGGTTGATGGCAAATATGTGATCAATCCAAATCAAGTCGAAGAAGAAAAATCAGATCTGGACCTGGTTGTTGCCGGAACAGCTGATGCAATTATGATGGTGGAAGCCGGAGCCAACGAAGTTGATGAAGAAGCAATGCTGCAGGCGATCTTGTTTGGTCATGAGGAAATCAAGAAAATCTGCGCGCTGCAGGAAGATATTCGTGCTCAAATTGGCAAACCCAAAATCGAAGTTGAACTGTTCCAGCCAGATCATGACGTCACCCAGTGGATTTCAGACTTCGCAACCGATAAATTGAAAGAAGCTTTATACAATCAAGATAAGCTCGAACGGGAAGATGACGTCAGCAAGGTGCGGGAGCTGGTTCACGAAACCTATCTCCAAGAATTTGGGGAAGAGAAGCATCTAGAAAATCAAAAAGCGATCAACACCGTCCTGGATGATCTTACTAAAACAATCGTGCGCAGCATGATAATCAAGGGGATCAGACCTGATGGCCGCAAGCTCGATGAAATTCGACCAATAACTGTCAACGTCGGTAAACTGCCGCGAACCCATGGTTCGGGACTGTTTACTCGGGGACAAACTCAGGTTTTAACAGTCTGCACTTTGGGCCTCAAGTCCGATGAACAGCTGCTGGACAACCTCACCGAGGAAGACCGGAAGCGCTATATCCATCACTACAACTTCCCGCCGTTCAGTGTCGGTGAAGTACGGCCTCTGCGCAGTCCTGGTCGAAGAGAGATTGGTCACGGTGCGTTAGCAGAAAGAGCTCTGCTGCCCATGATTCCGGGTGAGGAAGAGTTCCCATACACAATCAGGCTGGTATCAGAAGTTCTTGAATCTAACGGCTCAAGCTCAATGGCCAGTGTCTGCGGCAGTACTCTAGCGCTGATGGATGCAGGTGTGCCCATCAAGAGTCCGGTAGCCGGTATTGCCATGGGATTAGTCAAGTATGAAGACCAAGTCGCAATCCTCACCGACATTCAGGGACTAGAAGATGCTTTGGGCGACATGGACTTTAAAGTAGCAGGAACCGAACAAGGAATCACTGCTCTGCAGATGGATATCAAAGTCGGTGGAGTCAGCGAAGCTATTCTTAGAGAAGCACTGGCTCAAGCCCGCGAAGGACGTCTCTTCATTCTCGGCAAAATGCTGGGGGTAATAGATAAACCCCGCGAAGATCTGTCACCTTACGCACCAAGAATTATCACAATGGAGATCCCTGTCGACCGAATCCGGGATGTAATCGGTCCAGGCGGCAAGACCATCCGCAAGATTATTGAAGAAACCAATGTAGCCATCGACATTGATGATGACGGCCGCGTTTACATCGCTTCAACAGCCGATGGCGATGGCGAAAAAGCATCGAAGATGATTGAAAGCTACACTAAAGATGTAGAGGTCGGAGCTTCGTATCTGGGAGTTGTTAAACGGATTATGAAGTTCGGTGCGTTTGTAGAGATCCTGCCGGGTAAAGAAGGATTAGTCCATATTTCCCAATTGGCAAACGAACGCGTTAACAAAGTGGAAGACGTCCTCAATATAGGAGATGAAGTCTTGGTCAAAGTTACAGAAATTGACCGTCAGGGCAGAATCAATCTATCAAGAAAAGCTGTGCTTGCACAGACAGAGTAA